From Apium graveolens cultivar Ventura chromosome 9, ASM990537v1, whole genome shotgun sequence, the proteins below share one genomic window:
- the LOC141686669 gene encoding uncharacterized protein LOC141686669, whose amino-acid sequence MNLGQRTTKQMERPKKIMKKREDRISTLKDTLIHGIFSFLDSRLAVQTSIISKRWKLIWTTLPYLNLYKDVKFIETFLSRRNNDSKIKKLNISLGFAPPTYLVNEFVGYAIRHNVKVINVDVLGLRATIRFSTFTSTSVKNLTLTLNFDRLSESDCWNLPALTNLHLIHYPREPCKLPESYLICLPSLQTLLLDRLVLPESITLPALKTLGLRSCTLPRQVWDLPALLTLKLDDVAFPEDTSEFFSALINLRNLIMSFRKQELDNWVINCPELENLTINVEMSTASHGGDITVLSRKICNFSAVGYFPITFEDSQLKHVDIKLWDSTKYKSSSLKVNVGTYHSQLTDMFSGLGRARTLTLDMETIKVLSSVSDWYVGSPSPFYNLKYVRIPPGYRESSMSTYLKSYLLGNSPKAAIVTTCPKTVIPQAGEGSVTAQNVVMEDTLESPTKVLVSSENIQKTVCIDTMEEEVQEEQVMQNSEPHTDMVRDVSALLEETCNDPVSSFGGTSDSGLWQGYGVNPDFVCLLDQITIKYPGTFEHLTATNKKFYEMKLNMLCSSVIDFTKIPLTEVDAEMIADYRDIFADLQKLGFNVSWLVNRLNYIERLHFSQPLRELHAIDLHIDDAKSKLQDLQIRIDDAKIKLQDLHTLRAEKMQEAKKPAGTMGVNLAAGYAGYDLLSGP is encoded by the exons ATGAATTTAGGGCAACGGACGACCAAACAAATGGAGAGGCCGAAAAAGATAATGAAGAAGAGAGAAGATAGAATAAGTACCTTGAAAGATACATTAATTCATGGAATTTTTTCTTTTTTAGATTCAAGATTAGCAGTACAAACAAGCATTATCTCTAAACGATGGAAGCTTATATGGACTACTCTCCCGTATCTCAACTTGTATAAAGATGTTAAGTTTATTGAAACTTTTCTGTCTCGCCGAAACAATGATTCGAAGATAAAGAAACTGAATATATCTCTTGGATTTGCGCCACCTACATATCTGGTTAACGAGTTTGTTGGTTACGCTATAAGACACAATGTTAAAGTTATCAATGTTGATGTTCTTGGTCTTCGTGCTACCATTAGATTCTCTACATTCACTTCTACCTCTGTAAAGAATCTTACGTTGACTCTGAATTTTGATCGATTGTCGGAATCAGATTGTTGGAATTTGCCTGCATTAACAAATCTACACTTGATACATTATCCTAGGGAGCCCTGCAAGTTACCTGAATCGTATTTGATTTGCTTGCCGTCTTTACAAACTCTGTTACTTGATCGATTGGTGCTACCGGAATCAATTACTTTGCCTGCACTGAAAACTCTAGGTCTGCGGAGCTGCACTCTGCCTAGACAAGTTTGGGATTTACCTGCTTTATTAACTCTCAAACTGGATGATGTAGCGTTTCCTGAAGATACAAGCGAGTTCTTCTCTGCACTTATTAATTTAAGGAATCTCATCATGTCTTTCCGAAAGCAGGAATTAGATAATTGGGTTATAAATTGTCCGGAATTGGAGAACCTGACTATAAATGTCGAGATGAGTACTGCTAGTCATGGTGGTGATATCACGGTTTTGTCGCGGAAAATCTGTAATTTCAGTGCGGTTGGTTACTTTCCTATCACATTTGAAGATTCTCAGTTGAAGCACGTGGATATAAAATTATGGGATAGCACAAAATACAAGTCCTCTTCATTGAAGGTGAATGTGGGAACGTATCATTCTCAGCTCACTGATATGTTTTCGGGACTTGGCAGGGCAAGGACTCTCACTCTTGACATGGAGACCATTAAG GTACTTTCTTCTGTTTCAGACTGGTATGTTGGTTCCCCTTCTCCGTTCTATAACTTAAAGTATGTGAGGATACCACCGGGGTACAGAGAGTCAAGTATGTCTACTTACCTCAAAAGCTACTTACTTGGCAATTCTCCAAAAGCCGCCATTGTCACTACATGTCCTAAG ACGGTGATTCCTCAAGCAGGTGAAGGTTCTGTGACAGCTCAGAATGTGGTGATGGAAGATACCTTGGAATCTCCAACCAAGGTTTTGGTCAGTTCTGAAAATATACAGAAAACTGTGTGCATTGACACTATGGAAGAGGAGGTGCAAGAAGAGCAGGTGATGCAGAATTCCGAACCACATACTGACATGGTAAGAGATGTTAGTGCTTTACTTGAAGAGACATGCAATGATCCGGTGAGCTCTTTTGGGGGAACAAGTGATTCTGGCTTATGGCAAGGCTATGGAGTTAACCCAGACTTTGTATGTCTACTAGATCAGATTACAATTAAGTACCCAGGAACCTTTGAACACCTTACCGCCACAAACAAGAAGTTCTATGAAATGAAGCTGAACATGTTGTGCTCCTCGGTAATTGATTTTACCAAAATTCCTTTGACTGAGGTTGATGCTGAGATGATTGCTGACTACAGGGACATATTCGCTGACTTGCAGAAATTGGGATTCAATGTAAGTTGGCTTGTGAACCGTCTCAACTATATAGAACGGCTACACTTCTCACAGCCCTTACGGGAGCTTCATGCAATTGACCTTCATATCGATGATGCCAAAAGTAAATTACAAGATCTGCAGATTCGTATTGATGATGCAAAAATAAAATTGCAAGATCTACATACTCTCCGTGCTGAGAAGATGCAAGAGGCTAAGAAACCTGCTGGAACAATGGGTGTAAACCTTGCTGCTGGCTACGCAGGATATGATCTACTATCTGGCCCGTAA